From a single Salmo salar chromosome ssa22, Ssal_v3.1, whole genome shotgun sequence genomic region:
- the LOC106583432 gene encoding interferon-induced protein 44 isoform X2, protein MVRVLRNFELNDPDVGQLRCLLHGPVGAGKSSFINSVNNVFQGRTTSGALVAATSGTSFTKTYKTHYIKDGNSRLPFAFNDVMGLEAQEKGMQTKDIINALKGHLPEGYKFNPCWPLTEESPEYNRIPTSSHKVHCLVSVVPADKISLMSSDVTAKMRKVREKASKMGIPQVVVMTMPDQACDLVDRDVKNIYTSKAIKEKMQICSNELGFPMNCILPVKNYHEEEMLDDDMDILILNAMTQIMNFANDYIWDLQQHA, encoded by the exons ATGGTGAGGGTCCTGAGGAACTTTGAACTGAATGATCCTGACGTGGGTCAGCTGAGATGCCTGCTACATGGACCAGTCGGAGCAGGGAAGTCCAGCTTCATCAACTCAGTCAACAATGTCTTCCAAGGACGCACAACATCTGGTGCCCTGGTAGCAGCTACCTCTGGCACAAGCTTCACCAAGACA tataaaacacactacaTTAAAGATGGAAATTCCCGTCTACCCTTTGCATTCAATGATGTCATGGGTCTGGAGGCACAAGAAAAAGGGATGCAAACTAAAGACATCATCAATGCCCTGAAGGGCCATCTACCAGAAGGCTATAAG TTCAATCCTTGCTGGCCATTAACTGAGGAAAGTCCAGAATACAATAGGATTCCTACATCAAGTCACAAGGTTCACTGTCTGGTGAGTGTTGTACCAGCGGACAAAATCTCTCTCATGTCAAGTGACGTCACAGCGAAGATGAGGAAGGTCAGAGAAAAAGCCAGTAAAATGG GAATCCCTCAAGTTGTTGTCATGACCATGCCAGACCAGGCTTGTGATCTTGTGGACAGGGATGTGAAGAACATCTACACCAGCAAGGCAATCAAAGAGAAG ATGCAGATCTGCAGTAATGAGCTGGGCTTTCCCATGAACTGCATCCTGCCGGTGAAGAActaccatgaggaggagatgctggATGACGACATGGACATCCTGATACTGAACGCCATGACTCAGATTATGAACTTTGCCAATGACTACATCTGGGACCTCCAACAACATGCATGA
- the LOC106583432 gene encoding interferon-induced protein 44 isoform X1 yields the protein MYHMFKDDWRFRTPALTPTPTPTPPPPPPKKEFDSPWRKVSWSKQHRDEMVRVLRNFELNDPDVGQLRCLLHGPVGAGKSSFINSVNNVFQGRTTSGALVAATSGTSFTKTYKTHYIKDGNSRLPFAFNDVMGLEAQEKGMQTKDIINALKGHLPEGYKFNPCWPLTEESPEYNRIPTSSHKVHCLVSVVPADKISLMSSDVTAKMRKVREKASKMGIPQVVVMTMPDQACDLVDRDVKNIYTSKAIKEKMQICSNELGFPMNCILPVKNYHEEEMLDDDMDILILNAMTQIMNFANDYIWDLQQHA from the exons CATATGTTCAAAGATGATTGGCGTTTCCGAACACCAGcactaacaccaacaccaacaccaacaccaccaccaccaccaccaaagaAGG AATTTGACAGCCCTTGGAGGAAAGTATCTTGGAG TAAACAACACAGGGACGAGATGGTGAGGGTCCTGAGGAACTTTGAACTGAATGATCCTGACGTGGGTCAGCTGAGATGCCTGCTACATGGACCAGTCGGAGCAGGGAAGTCCAGCTTCATCAACTCAGTCAACAATGTCTTCCAAGGACGCACAACATCTGGTGCCCTGGTAGCAGCTACCTCTGGCACAAGCTTCACCAAGACA tataaaacacactacaTTAAAGATGGAAATTCCCGTCTACCCTTTGCATTCAATGATGTCATGGGTCTGGAGGCACAAGAAAAAGGGATGCAAACTAAAGACATCATCAATGCCCTGAAGGGCCATCTACCAGAAGGCTATAAG TTCAATCCTTGCTGGCCATTAACTGAGGAAAGTCCAGAATACAATAGGATTCCTACATCAAGTCACAAGGTTCACTGTCTGGTGAGTGTTGTACCAGCGGACAAAATCTCTCTCATGTCAAGTGACGTCACAGCGAAGATGAGGAAGGTCAGAGAAAAAGCCAGTAAAATGG GAATCCCTCAAGTTGTTGTCATGACCATGCCAGACCAGGCTTGTGATCTTGTGGACAGGGATGTGAAGAACATCTACACCAGCAAGGCAATCAAAGAGAAG ATGCAGATCTGCAGTAATGAGCTGGGCTTTCCCATGAACTGCATCCTGCCGGTGAAGAActaccatgaggaggagatgctggATGACGACATGGACATCCTGATACTGAACGCCATGACTCAGATTATGAACTTTGCCAATGACTACATCTGGGACCTCCAACAACATGCATGA